One window of uncultured Trichococcus sp. genomic DNA carries:
- a CDS encoding CPBP family intramembrane glutamic endopeptidase codes for MKRNVWLYLLVSFSWTWACWIGGAFLIQLNGYALDTDATLFEVIGAIGSEKSAFPQLLFALGVFGPFLGSVIAGKPFKDFFSLEQRSFSIYAWMIPLVIVIPTLIMSFLFSEVPEGKVTFGSAASTIGLYFLSNLLTSGTEEFGWRGFLYPYLRSREKNFWEATWKGGIIWAAWHYPFLIIMYMGQGMFVLLLYLIGFTAGIVAMNYLTNFVFEKTESIPTVMAMHALNNTASYALLLFFPRTPFMILVYLTTWAVVGYVEKKHHLD; via the coding sequence ATGAAACGAAATGTCTGGCTATATCTGCTGGTGTCCTTCAGCTGGACATGGGCTTGTTGGATCGGTGGAGCTTTCCTCATCCAGCTGAACGGTTATGCTTTGGACACAGATGCCACGCTATTCGAAGTGATCGGAGCGATCGGAAGTGAGAAATCCGCCTTTCCGCAGCTGTTATTTGCTTTGGGGGTATTTGGACCGTTTTTGGGAAGTGTGATTGCGGGGAAACCGTTTAAAGACTTTTTTTCTTTAGAGCAACGTTCTTTCAGCATCTATGCCTGGATGATTCCGCTAGTGATTGTGATTCCGACATTGATCATGAGCTTCTTGTTCAGTGAAGTGCCGGAAGGAAAGGTGACTTTTGGCAGCGCGGCAAGCACAATCGGTCTGTATTTTCTGTCGAACCTGCTGACGAGCGGGACGGAGGAATTTGGCTGGCGCGGCTTTCTTTATCCTTACTTGCGGAGCCGGGAAAAAAATTTCTGGGAGGCCACCTGGAAGGGTGGAATCATCTGGGCAGCATGGCATTATCCTTTTTTAATTATTATGTATATGGGACAAGGAATGTTCGTATTGCTGCTATATTTAATCGGATTCACTGCAGGCATCGTTGCGATGAACTACCTGACCAATTTTGTCTTTGAGAAGACCGAGTCGATCCCGACCGTGATGGCCATGCATGCGCTAAATAACACCGCCAGCTATGCATTGTTGCTGTTCTTTCCAAGGACTCCGTTTATGATACTAGTTTATCTGACAACCTGGGCAGTGGTCGGGTATGTGGAAAAGAAGCACCACTTGGATTGA
- a CDS encoding NADH-dependent flavin oxidoreductase: protein MSTMNSKMTFKRGLELKNRIMMAPMTTKMSFYDGVVTSDEINYYALRSGEIGAVITGAANVQNDGKGWEGELSVASDVFIPGLSKLAAAIKKNGTKAILQIFHGGRMTDSSVLRGVQAVAPSAIAAERPNAETPRALADDEILDLIENFKAATRRAIEAGFDGVELHGANTYLLQQFFSPHSNRRDDEWGGSLEKRFRFIDKLVDEVTATVDESGAENFIVGYRFSPEEYENPGIRFSDTLFLVDQLADKGLDYLHISLRDRQLVSVSEDHKEKSMMAYIHEQINGRVPLVGVGDVRTSEDAENVLENAELVAVGRALLIDPHWGAKALDKKDDLIRQEISKYDREELFLANGVWGFMEFMMPDRLGK from the coding sequence ATGTCAACAATGAACAGCAAAATGACTTTCAAACGCGGCCTGGAACTGAAGAACCGCATCATGATGGCACCAATGACGACGAAAATGAGTTTCTATGACGGGGTTGTGACATCCGACGAAATCAATTATTACGCGCTGCGTTCCGGTGAAATCGGCGCGGTCATCACAGGCGCCGCGAATGTTCAGAACGACGGCAAAGGCTGGGAAGGCGAATTGAGCGTCGCTTCCGATGTATTCATTCCGGGTTTGAGTAAATTGGCTGCAGCCATCAAGAAAAACGGCACCAAAGCCATCCTGCAGATTTTCCACGGCGGACGCATGACGGATTCAAGTGTCTTGCGTGGCGTTCAGGCGGTTGCACCGAGTGCGATTGCTGCTGAAAGACCGAATGCTGAAACGCCAAGAGCATTGGCAGATGACGAAATACTGGATCTGATCGAAAACTTCAAAGCTGCGACTCGCCGCGCGATTGAAGCCGGTTTTGACGGTGTGGAACTCCACGGTGCGAATACTTACTTGTTGCAACAATTCTTCTCGCCGCACTCCAACCGAAGGGATGACGAATGGGGCGGCAGTTTGGAAAAGAGGTTCCGTTTCATCGACAAGTTGGTTGATGAAGTGACGGCAACCGTGGATGAATCGGGCGCCGAAAACTTTATCGTCGGTTACCGTTTTTCCCCAGAAGAATACGAAAATCCTGGCATCCGTTTTTCGGATACGCTCTTCCTTGTGGATCAATTGGCCGATAAAGGCTTGGATTATCTGCATATTTCCTTGCGGGACCGTCAACTCGTTTCCGTTTCTGAGGATCATAAAGAGAAAAGCATGATGGCGTACATCCATGAGCAAATCAACGGACGCGTGCCGTTGGTCGGCGTCGGCGATGTCCGCACGAGCGAAGATGCGGAGAACGTATTGGAAAATGCGGAGCTTGTTGCCGTTGGACGTGCTTTGCTGATCGATCCGCATTGGGGCGCGAAAGCCCTCGATAAAAAGGACGACCTGATCCGCCAAGAAATATCCAAGTACGACCGCGAAGAACTGTTCCTTGCGAACGGCGTCTGGGGCTTCATGGAATTCATGATGCCGGACCGTTTGGGGAAATAA
- a CDS encoding DUF2238 domain-containing protein, which yields MAGNGKKAEPLHIILLVLFVVAYIISAIRPLDRLAWTGQMTPALLLVALLVVTYRKFRFSTFVYVMAFLHALLLVYGAHFTYSQNPLFNQWKEQFGWERNYFDRVGHFAQGFVPAFLAKEFLLRGGYVKKGKMLLLIVILSCLGFSAAYELSEFAIVNIMDVPAEAVMGMQGDAFDSIWDMIWALIGASLAVFVFGPFHDSQMEKMGDG from the coding sequence ATGGCGGGAAACGGCAAAAAGGCAGAACCTTTGCATATAATCCTTTTGGTGCTTTTCGTCGTCGCGTACATTATTTCGGCTATCCGTCCATTGGATCGGCTGGCTTGGACGGGTCAGATGACGCCTGCGCTCCTGCTCGTAGCGTTGCTGGTTGTGACTTACCGGAAGTTCCGTTTCAGCACCTTCGTCTATGTGATGGCTTTTCTGCATGCTTTGTTATTGGTGTACGGCGCGCACTTTACCTATTCCCAGAATCCTTTGTTCAATCAATGGAAAGAACAGTTCGGGTGGGAGCGCAATTACTTCGACCGGGTGGGGCATTTCGCCCAAGGCTTCGTGCCGGCTTTTCTGGCCAAGGAATTCCTGCTGCGGGGCGGCTACGTCAAGAAGGGCAAAATGCTGTTGCTCATCGTCATCCTGTCCTGTCTCGGATTCAGCGCAGCCTACGAACTGAGCGAATTTGCGATCGTCAATATTATGGATGTGCCCGCCGAGGCTGTCATGGGCATGCAAGGTGACGCCTTCGACAGCATCTGGGATATGATTTGGGCATTGATCGGCGCGAGCCTGGCCGTGTTTGTATTCGGCCCGTTTCACGACAGCCAAATGGAAAAGATGGGGGATGGTTAA
- a CDS encoding GyrI-like domain-containing protein, whose translation MPSPLDFKKQDKNLYQPKTVPVIVDVPKMIFIMIDGKGNPNDESGEYAKAIEILYGLSYTIKMSSKSGNAPADFFDYVVPPLEGLWWTELDRPFDTSQKDKLIWTAMIRQPEFVTDEVFRWAVEGLKKKKPALDLTKARLAEFTEGLCVQMMHMGPYDTETVTVKAIDDFAAANGYVNAISEVSPDGTILRHHEIYLNDPRKVAPEKMKTVVRHPIRK comes from the coding sequence ATGCCAAGTCCGTTAGATTTTAAAAAGCAAGATAAGAACCTCTACCAACCCAAGACGGTCCCTGTGATCGTTGATGTTCCGAAGATGATATTCATCATGATTGACGGCAAGGGGAACCCCAATGATGAATCGGGGGAATACGCGAAAGCAATCGAAATACTTTACGGGCTGTCCTACACCATCAAAATGAGCAGCAAAAGCGGCAATGCCCCGGCGGATTTCTTTGATTATGTTGTTCCGCCATTGGAGGGCTTATGGTGGACGGAGCTTGATCGCCCCTTTGACACGAGCCAAAAGGACAAATTGATCTGGACAGCGATGATCCGGCAGCCGGAATTTGTCACGGATGAAGTATTCCGATGGGCTGTTGAGGGATTGAAGAAAAAGAAACCGGCTCTTGACCTCACCAAGGCAAGGTTGGCGGAGTTCACAGAAGGGCTTTGCGTTCAGATGATGCATATGGGTCCCTACGATACGGAAACAGTGACGGTCAAGGCTATCGACGATTTTGCTGCGGCCAATGGATACGTCAATGCCATTTCGGAAGTGAGTCCGGATGGCACAATCCTTAGGCACCATGAAATTTACTTGAACGATCCGCGCAAAGTGGCTCCGGAAAAGATGAAGACAGTCGTACGCCATCCGATCAGAAAATAA
- a CDS encoding oxidoreductase: MTTWLITGCSSGIGRGLAKAVLKHGDNAVVTARNISTVADIVENYPDTAVAVPLDITNKGSIAAAVKTAADNFGGVDILVNNAGYGYRSSVEEGEEDSVNLLFDTNFFGPIALIKQVLPYMRAQKNGAILNVSSIAAARSGVGSGYYAASKAALELMTDGLMKEVAPLGIKVMTVEPGAFRTKFYDTSLKGTQKQIEDYADTAWKTRKENIVDNQDQPGDPDKAGEVIYETMKKENLPKRLLLGSDAVKIVSAELKERLQEIEDWSSVSKQTDY; encoded by the coding sequence ATGACAACATGGTTGATTACAGGCTGTTCCAGCGGCATCGGCAGAGGACTTGCAAAAGCAGTTTTAAAACATGGAGATAACGCAGTCGTGACTGCACGTAACATTTCCACGGTGGCGGATATCGTCGAAAATTATCCCGACACTGCTGTTGCGGTGCCTTTGGATATCACGAATAAAGGAAGTATTGCAGCTGCCGTAAAAACGGCAGCGGATAATTTTGGTGGAGTGGACATCTTGGTGAACAATGCAGGCTACGGCTACCGTTCTTCCGTTGAAGAAGGCGAAGAGGACAGCGTGAATCTGCTGTTCGACACGAACTTCTTCGGCCCGATTGCATTGATCAAGCAAGTCCTACCCTATATGCGGGCGCAGAAAAACGGCGCCATCCTCAATGTTTCCTCGATCGCAGCCGCCCGCTCAGGTGTCGGCTCCGGCTATTATGCAGCATCCAAGGCCGCTTTGGAGTTGATGACGGACGGCTTGATGAAGGAAGTCGCACCATTGGGGATCAAAGTGATGACTGTGGAACCTGGTGCCTTCCGGACCAAATTTTACGACACTTCCCTGAAAGGGACCCAGAAGCAGATTGAAGATTATGCCGACACTGCTTGGAAAACCCGAAAAGAGAACATCGTCGACAACCAGGACCAGCCCGGCGATCCGGACAAAGCGGGCGAAGTCATCTACGAAACTATGAAGAAAGAAAACCTTCCGAAACGGTTGTTGCTTGGTTCGGATGCGGTGAAAATCGTATCTGCCGAGTTGAAGGAAAGATTGCAGGAAATCGAGGATTGGAGTTCCGTCAGTAAACAGACGGATTACTGA
- the heR gene encoding heliorhodopsin HeR: MKEITTEKLRRFNLIMGGLHLIQGIAMLFLATNVIQKIGEFSPEISQFYLAFNPETRSLETASRVLFELPFGILVASFLFISAIAHALISIPKNLNAIYNADLEKGINKFRWFEYALSSSIMIVLISTLFGIYDIASLILIFIVNATMNLFGLVMEQLNAGHSKDNIQWGPFIWGSIAGIAPWIAILLYMFGTGNFGEVPWFVWAIVGTYFVAFNTFPINMILQYKKVGKWADYLYGERVYIVLSLVAKSILAWLVLFGAMQP; encoded by the coding sequence ATGAAAGAGATTACGACAGAAAAACTACGACGCTTCAATCTGATTATGGGTGGACTCCACTTGATCCAAGGCATTGCAATGCTCTTTCTGGCAACGAATGTCATCCAAAAAATCGGCGAGTTCAGTCCTGAAATCAGCCAATTCTATCTGGCCTTTAATCCCGAAACGCGCTCACTGGAGACGGCTTCGCGTGTCCTTTTCGAATTGCCGTTTGGTATCCTCGTCGCTTCATTCTTGTTCATTTCCGCCATCGCGCATGCCTTGATTTCCATTCCCAAAAATCTGAATGCAATCTATAATGCCGATTTGGAAAAGGGCATCAACAAATTTCGTTGGTTCGAATACGCGCTCAGTTCGTCAATCATGATTGTTTTGATCTCCACTTTGTTTGGCATCTACGATATCGCTTCGCTCATTTTGATCTTCATTGTCAATGCCACTATGAATCTCTTCGGGCTCGTGATGGAGCAGCTGAATGCGGGCCATTCAAAAGATAATATCCAATGGGGGCCGTTCATCTGGGGTTCGATCGCCGGAATTGCACCGTGGATCGCCATCTTGCTCTACATGTTCGGGACCGGCAATTTCGGTGAAGTGCCTTGGTTTGTCTGGGCAATCGTCGGCACTTATTTTGTAGCTTTCAATACTTTCCCGATCAACATGATTTTGCAGTACAAAAAAGTCGGGAAATGGGCGGACTACCTCTACGGGGAGAGGGTCTATATCGTGCTCAGTCTGGTTGCGAAATCGATTCTTGCCTGGCTTGTGCTTTTCGGGGCGATGCAGCCATAA
- a CDS encoding hemolysin family protein: MEVDDTWQLIVLLVLLALSSFFSASETALMSLSKIRIRNMVDENIPGSKKVQKLVENPSTMLSGILVGNNIVNIGASALATSLAIKNFGSTGVGLATGIMTILVLIFGEITPKSLAAQNSEKMALKVAPFITIIVAVLKPFNVVLIYLTNAIIKVLGGDVDARAPYITEAELKTMINVSHEEGMLESEEKEMIHNVFEFKESRVTEVMTPRTYMVAVSLDSSYDKIVELFKNQQFSRIPVYEDGIDNVVGILYLKDLIFFDASKETFEMTKYMREPYFTFEFKLITELFSEMRDKSIQMAIVIDEYGGTAGMITMEDLVEEIVGDIRDESDELFNEIEVVKEDEYLVRGSAEIDLINEMLGVKIESEDFDTIGGFVTGLFGRLPEAGEQIEFNNMKFIVEHVQKYRIEKLRIFTY; the protein is encoded by the coding sequence ATGGAAGTTGACGATACGTGGCAGTTAATCGTTCTATTGGTACTCTTAGCGCTGTCGAGCTTTTTTTCTGCATCAGAAACAGCTCTGATGTCATTAAGTAAAATAAGAATACGGAACATGGTTGATGAGAATATTCCAGGCTCAAAAAAAGTCCAAAAATTAGTTGAAAATCCAAGTACGATGTTGAGTGGGATTCTTGTGGGCAACAATATTGTGAATATTGGAGCCTCTGCTTTAGCAACATCGTTGGCCATAAAAAATTTCGGGAGCACGGGAGTAGGATTGGCAACGGGGATCATGACTATTTTAGTCTTGATTTTTGGAGAGATTACGCCTAAATCATTGGCTGCGCAGAATTCCGAGAAGATGGCTTTGAAGGTTGCACCTTTCATTACTATTATTGTTGCTGTGCTAAAACCTTTTAATGTAGTCCTTATTTATCTGACCAATGCGATTATTAAAGTTCTTGGTGGAGATGTTGATGCTCGTGCCCCATATATTACTGAAGCAGAGCTAAAAACCATGATCAATGTAAGCCACGAAGAAGGAATGCTGGAAAGCGAAGAAAAAGAGATGATACATAATGTGTTTGAATTCAAAGAATCCAGGGTCACAGAGGTAATGACCCCAAGGACCTATATGGTCGCAGTCAGCCTGGATTCATCATATGATAAAATAGTGGAATTATTCAAAAATCAACAGTTTTCCCGTATTCCTGTATATGAGGACGGAATAGATAATGTGGTGGGTATATTGTATCTTAAGGACCTTATTTTTTTTGATGCCTCTAAAGAAACCTTTGAAATGACCAAGTATATGAGAGAACCTTACTTCACGTTTGAATTCAAGTTGATTACGGAATTGTTCAGTGAAATGAGAGATAAAAGCATACAGATGGCCATTGTTATAGATGAGTATGGGGGTACGGCTGGTATGATAACAATGGAGGATTTGGTGGAAGAGATTGTGGGAGATATTCGAGATGAATCCGATGAGCTTTTCAATGAAATAGAGGTTGTGAAGGAAGACGAGTATCTTGTGCGTGGAAGTGCAGAAATCGATCTTATAAATGAAATGCTGGGAGTTAAAATTGAATCTGAAGACTTTGATACTATTGGCGGTTTCGTGACGGGACTATTTGGCAGATTACCAGAAGCAGGAGAGCAGATAGAATTTAATAACATGAAGTTTATTGTGGAACACGTTCAGAAATACAGGATTGAAAAACTAAGAATATTTACATACTAA
- the ytvI gene encoding sporulation integral membrane protein YtvI produces the protein MESQYNKKKCFIINTIYLLLIVLIAYVFFTYAINLISPFIFAFLIAYLLKRPTKSLSVMLKISPKIVSVVLVLLFYSTIGLLFSLIGVKLISVVTGLISGLPMIYETQLEPYLVNLFDVLEQAIYRLDPALVDVLNEGFDQFVNSLGEDVKNISLSLVGSLSSIASSLPEFLLKIVLMIISTFFIAMDYDSLAQFISRQFSKRNNEVVQKIKQYMFHTLFVVVRSYLLIMGITFIELSVGLSVIGIPNAVLIAFMIAIFDILPVLGTGGIMIPWILITFLQGNYQVSIGILVVYIVVTIVRNILEPKIVGGQLGLHPVVTLMSMFVGVNLIGVIGLFGFPITLSLLKHLNDTGTIKLFK, from the coding sequence ATGGAATCTCAGTACAACAAAAAGAAATGCTTCATCATAAATACAATTTATCTTCTTCTGATAGTTCTCATCGCCTATGTATTTTTCACCTATGCAATTAATTTGATAAGTCCTTTTATCTTTGCCTTTTTGATTGCATACCTGCTTAAAAGGCCAACAAAATCACTATCTGTCATGTTGAAAATATCGCCGAAAATAGTGTCAGTTGTTCTTGTTTTACTTTTTTACAGTACAATCGGACTTCTCTTTTCATTGATTGGCGTAAAATTAATATCAGTGGTTACAGGACTCATTTCGGGGCTTCCGATGATATATGAAACACAACTGGAACCCTATCTTGTCAACCTTTTTGACGTATTGGAGCAAGCTATTTATCGCTTAGATCCGGCGCTTGTAGATGTTCTGAACGAAGGATTTGATCAGTTTGTAAATTCGCTTGGTGAGGACGTCAAAAATATCTCTTTATCGCTTGTGGGGTCTTTATCAAGCATAGCATCATCATTACCTGAATTTTTGCTGAAAATTGTATTGATGATTATATCTACTTTTTTTATTGCAATGGATTATGATTCTTTAGCACAATTTATATCCAGGCAGTTCTCGAAAAGAAATAATGAAGTTGTTCAAAAGATTAAACAATATATGTTCCATACGCTTTTCGTGGTGGTCCGTTCCTACTTATTGATTATGGGTATTACTTTCATTGAGCTTTCCGTAGGGCTCTCTGTCATTGGGATTCCGAATGCAGTATTGATTGCGTTTATGATTGCGATATTCGACATACTGCCTGTGTTGGGAACGGGTGGAATAATGATTCCATGGATACTCATCACGTTTCTCCAAGGGAACTACCAGGTTTCAATTGGAATACTGGTTGTGTATATCGTTGTGACCATTGTAAGGAATATCCTGGAACCTAAGATTGTGGGAGGGCAATTGGGGTTGCATCCTGTTGTGACATTAATGAGTATGTTTGTGGGAGTTAACCTAATAGGCGTTATTGGCCTGTTCGGATTTCCTATTACGTTATCCTTGCTGAAGCACTTGAATGATACTGGAACGATCAAGCTATTTAAATGA
- a CDS encoding helix-hairpin-helix domain-containing protein gives MKELQRIPGIGPKMAATLVSLGINTIADLRDKDPQELYERLNTITGQRQDPCVLYTFRCAVYYATEPNPDPEKLKWWNWKNV, from the coding sequence ATGAAAGAACTGCAGCGAATTCCCGGCATCGGGCCGAAGATGGCGGCAACCCTAGTCTCATTAGGAATAAATACAATCGCTGACCTGCGCGACAAGGATCCGCAGGAACTCTATGAGCGATTGAACACCATAACCGGGCAGCGTCAGGATCCCTGCGTACTGTACACTTTCCGCTGCGCCGTCTATTATGCGACCGAACCGAATCCGGATCCCGAAAAGTTGAAGTGGTGGAACTGGAAAAACGTATAG
- a CDS encoding deoxyribodipyrimidine photo-lyase has translation MILEERIKQLNDKNIAVERPYVIYWMQSSQRAEYNHALEYAIRQANRLEKPLVVYFGITDGFPEANERHYAFMLEGLKETKAALGQRGIQLLIRKISPEQGALELSGLAALLVVDRGYLRIERQWRATLTEHAECAVVQVESNVVVPVELASPKEEYSAATLRSKLKKILPHCLAPLEETVCQHPSLALELPFEAYDVSGTEKALAGLAIDRSVPRISDYIGGTSEAKRWLEDFIENKLSGYSERKNRPGESFTSNLSPYLHFGQISPLYVYRRLMGMDSESHQSFLEELVVRRELAINFVYYNEQYDSFEAVPDWAKKTLAKHLADEREYLYSVEELEAAKTHDNYWNAAQLEMNLTGKMHGYMRMYWAKKILEWSSTPEEAYRKAIYLNNKYLLDGRDPNGFAGVSWCFGKHDRPWGERAIFGNVRFMNDKGLKRKFDMQLYMDQIAERSLK, from the coding sequence ATGATACTGGAAGAAAGAATTAAACAATTGAACGATAAAAATATAGCGGTGGAGCGACCGTATGTCATCTACTGGATGCAGAGTTCGCAGCGGGCGGAGTACAACCATGCCTTGGAATACGCGATCCGTCAGGCCAACCGGCTCGAGAAACCGCTTGTCGTCTACTTCGGCATCACGGATGGTTTCCCGGAAGCCAATGAGCGCCACTATGCATTCATGCTGGAAGGGCTGAAGGAAACGAAGGCTGCATTGGGGCAGCGCGGCATCCAACTGCTGATCCGGAAAATATCGCCGGAACAAGGCGCTTTGGAGCTTTCCGGATTGGCAGCCCTGTTGGTGGTTGACCGTGGCTATCTGAGGATCGAGCGGCAATGGCGCGCTACCTTGACCGAGCATGCCGAATGCGCCGTCGTTCAGGTCGAAAGCAACGTCGTCGTCCCGGTCGAACTGGCTTCTCCCAAAGAGGAGTATTCCGCTGCGACCCTGCGCTCAAAATTGAAAAAAATCCTGCCGCATTGTTTGGCGCCATTGGAGGAGACCGTTTGCCAGCACCCATCACTCGCATTAGAGCTTCCGTTCGAGGCGTATGACGTTTCGGGTACCGAAAAGGCCTTGGCAGGGTTGGCTATCGACCGAAGTGTCCCGCGCATTTCGGATTATATCGGCGGAACGAGCGAAGCCAAGCGCTGGCTGGAGGATTTCATCGAGAATAAACTGTCCGGGTACAGCGAACGCAAGAACCGGCCCGGCGAGTCCTTCACCTCAAATCTGAGTCCATACCTCCATTTCGGCCAGATTTCGCCGCTCTATGTTTACCGCAGGCTGATGGGGATGGACAGCGAAAGTCATCAGAGTTTCCTGGAAGAACTTGTCGTTAGGAGAGAGTTGGCCATCAATTTCGTTTACTACAATGAACAGTACGATTCCTTTGAAGCCGTGCCGGATTGGGCCAAGAAGACGCTGGCCAAACACTTGGCGGATGAACGGGAATATCTGTATTCTGTGGAGGAATTGGAAGCGGCCAAGACCCATGACAATTACTGGAATGCAGCACAGCTTGAGATGAACCTGACCGGTAAAATGCACGGGTACATGCGCATGTATTGGGCCAAGAAAATCCTGGAGTGGAGCAGCACACCTGAAGAAGCCTATCGCAAAGCCATTTATCTGAACAACAAGTATCTGTTGGACGGCCGCGATCCGAACGGTTTCGCAGGGGTGAGTTGGTGTTTCGGCAAGCATGATCGGCCGTGGGGGGAACGGGCCATCTTCGGGAATGTCCGTTTCATGAACGACAAAGGCCTGAAGCGCAAGTTCGACATGCAGCTGTATATGGATCAGATTGCGGAACGGTCACTTAAATAA
- a CDS encoding ZIP family metal transporter — translation MFTDSTFYFVALFALSAMVVNSIGIWVIYKNKQWVDRNIEYFMCFAAGVLIASPLIIAFPEALEKNADAGLAALAGFIFMFFSNKYIKHRTQQAELAFGIVALEGIGIHSFVDGIIYAVAFSISTATGVMAGIGLIVHEFAEGAITFSALVKAGVSGKKAILYAFLVAALTTPIGAFIAYPFVTALNDAFLGLALGFAVGVLIYVSAAHLLPEAEEHDKEHSYLAFLCGVALALFIMFSEKR, via the coding sequence ATGTTTACAGACAGCACATTCTATTTCGTTGCGTTATTTGCCCTAAGTGCCATGGTCGTGAACAGCATCGGGATTTGGGTCATCTATAAAAATAAACAGTGGGTCGACCGGAACATCGAGTATTTCATGTGTTTCGCGGCCGGCGTTCTGATCGCCTCCCCGTTGATCATCGCTTTTCCTGAGGCGCTTGAGAAAAATGCGGATGCCGGCCTGGCGGCTTTGGCGGGGTTCATCTTCATGTTCTTCAGCAACAAATATATCAAACACAGGACGCAACAAGCTGAGTTGGCTTTCGGGATTGTTGCCCTCGAAGGCATCGGCATCCACTCCTTTGTGGACGGCATCATCTATGCCGTCGCTTTCAGCATCAGTACAGCTACTGGCGTGATGGCGGGGATCGGTTTGATTGTGCACGAGTTTGCGGAGGGTGCGATCACCTTCTCGGCGTTGGTGAAAGCCGGGGTGAGCGGGAAAAAGGCTATCCTCTATGCGTTTCTGGTTGCTGCCTTGACGACCCCGATCGGAGCTTTTATTGCTTATCCATTCGTGACCGCCCTGAATGACGCCTTTCTCGGACTTGCCCTTGGTTTTGCAGTCGGGGTTTTGATCTATGTTTCCGCAGCGCATCTGTTGCCGGAAGCTGAAGAGCACGACAAGGAGCACTCGTACTTGGCTTTTCTGTGCGGTGTCGCTTTAGCACTGTTCATTATGTTCAGCGAGAAGAGATAG
- a CDS encoding class I SAM-dependent methyltransferase, which yields MKGAGMMAVFNNIANQYDEWYSQKKGAFVDRVETDLAFGMLKLEPGMKVLDVGCGTGNFSMKLAEMGYVVTGIDVSEEMLKVALRKAAEKSLSISYLRMDATELGFDDGAFDVVLTMAAVEFIEDTDRAVEEMFRVVKNGGQVLIGTINADSDWGEYYQTKKLQGNSIYRYAAFKTIGDLKAWNPDKLVRTGACLYVPPFADEEEFTIERERELSGKRRGGYVCALWRK from the coding sequence ATGAAGGGAGCAGGAATGATGGCAGTCTTCAACAATATCGCAAACCAGTACGACGAATGGTATAGTCAAAAGAAAGGTGCATTTGTAGATCGAGTCGAGACCGATTTGGCATTCGGCATGCTCAAGCTGGAACCGGGAATGAAAGTGCTGGATGTCGGCTGCGGCACCGGGAATTTCAGCATGAAGCTGGCTGAAATGGGTTATGTCGTTACTGGGATCGATGTTTCGGAAGAGATGCTGAAAGTCGCCCTGAGAAAAGCGGCTGAAAAAAGCTTGTCCATTTCTTACCTTCGGATGGATGCGACGGAGCTGGGATTCGATGATGGCGCATTCGATGTCGTTCTTACGATGGCTGCCGTCGAATTCATCGAAGACACAGATCGAGCAGTGGAAGAAATGTTCCGGGTCGTCAAGAACGGCGGACAGGTCCTGATAGGCACCATCAACGCGGATAGCGATTGGGGCGAGTATTACCAAACAAAAAAATTGCAGGGAAATTCGATCTATCGCTACGCTGCTTTCAAGACCATCGGGGATTTGAAAGCGTGGAATCCGGATAAATTAGTTCGAACAGGAGCATGCCTCTATGTCCCGCCGTTTGCGGATGAGGAAGAGTTTACCATCGAGAGGGAAAGAGAGCTTTCCGGAAAAAGAAGGGGTGGCTACGTATGTGCGCTGTGGAGAAAATGA
- a CDS encoding HIT family protein: MKDENCAYCMEGEMVLAFGYPCCELPYSKVYVFKEQSHKGRVIVAYKDHVSELVNITDEERNGYFADIATVANALHKAFSPEKVNYGAYGDTGKHLHFHLVPKYKEDSFEWGSTFDMNPGRVTLTDDAYEALAEQIRTNM, translated from the coding sequence ATGAAAGATGAAAATTGCGCCTATTGCATGGAAGGCGAAATGGTGTTGGCATTCGGTTACCCTTGCTGCGAATTGCCTTACAGCAAAGTCTATGTCTTTAAAGAACAAAGCCATAAAGGCCGTGTAATCGTTGCCTACAAAGACCACGTGAGCGAATTGGTGAACATCACGGATGAGGAGCGCAATGGCTATTTCGCGGACATCGCTACAGTTGCGAATGCGCTACACAAAGCCTTCAGCCCTGAAAAAGTAAACTACGGTGCATACGGCGATACCGGCAAACACCTGCACTTCCACTTGGTTCCAAAATACAAAGAAGATTCCTTCGAATGGGGCTCGACTTTCGACATGAACCCAGGCCGCGTGACCCTGACGGACGATGCGTACGAAGCATTGGCCGAACAAATCCGCACAAACATGTAG